The proteins below come from a single Zea mays cultivar B73 chromosome 8, Zm-B73-REFERENCE-NAM-5.0, whole genome shotgun sequence genomic window:
- the LOC103637401 gene encoding uncharacterized protein, with protein sequence MATIYISRRRGSDAINPFHVPFCRATTHQQMCLVDAKRSLEIVVYDRAFAESQQRANKRARQDEASAKSSSSSSSSLLEEATASAGAIVPYVGAVHDVAPINSVVVPPSLQPPPPAAGSREAPPCLRRHFLQALGLRADLPVHFIHDKRVSKTDLDGHQSRFRIPLDGVERHLRPILSPQELEAANLLEGPRRRPRGQQPEPRDGNNRRTTAKKKGKAHGGLPVMLVDLQAGAKELRLSRWDSSQGTIVKGEGYLQFTRQCTFKEGDDVAIWAFVQRRFRLFGVDVWDDSLLHILVVKKQAPEARCCVCHAHAQPES encoded by the coding sequence ATGGCCACTATATATATTTCACGGCGGCGGGGCAGCGACGCCATCAATCCATTCCACGTTCCATTCTGCCGCGCAACAACGCACCAGCAGATGTGTCTCGTCGACGCCAAGCGCTCTCTCGAGATCGTAGTATACGACCGTGCCTTCGCCGAGTCCCAGCAGCGCGCCAACAAGCGGGCGCGTCAGGACGAGGCCAGCGCCaagtcgtcgtcctcctcctcatcatcgttgCTGGAGGAGGCGACGGCGTCAGCAGGTGCGATAGTTCCGTACGTTGGGGCCGTTCATGACGTCGCACCCATCAATAGCGTCGTCGTCCCGCCCTCGCTACAGCCGCCACCGCCGGCTGCCGGCAGCCGAGAAGCGCCGCCATGCCTGCGCAGGCATTTCCTCCAGGCGTTGGGGCTCCGCGCCGACCTGCCGGTGCACTTCATACACGACAAGCGCGTGTCGAAGACCGATCTGGACGGGCACCAGAGCCGGTTCCGCATCCCGCTGGACGGTGTCGAGCGCCACCTTCGCCCGATCCTGAGCCCCCAAGAGCTCGAGGCCGCCAACCTCCTGGAGGGGCCGAGGAGGCGGCCGAGGGGGCAGCAGCCTGAACCGCGGGATGGCAACAACAGGAGGACGACAGCCAAGAAGAAGGGGAAGGCACACGGCGGGCTGCCCGTGATGCTCGTGGACCTCCAAGCCGGCGCCAAGGAGCTGCGGTTATCGCGGTGGGATAGCAGCCAGGGCACGATCGTCAAGGGAGAGGGGTACCTCCAATTCACCCGCCAGTGCACATTTAAGGAGGGCGACGACGTCGCGATATGGGCCTTCGTGCAGCGGCGGTTCCGCCTCTTCGGCGTGGACGTGTGGGACGACAGCCTACTCCACATACTCGTCGTCAAGAAACAAGCGCCCGAAGCTCGGTGCTGTGTCTGCCATGCCCATGCGCAGCCTGAGAGttag